A portion of the Deltaproteobacteria bacterium HGW-Deltaproteobacteria-18 genome contains these proteins:
- a CDS encoding DNA ligase, translating into MSLPLDLPSEEMRLVERLNEYNDAYRRGVPQVSDAQYDLLLARLRELAPEHPFLHRVEPETFSGKREIRHPVPMLSTDKAYTPEELERFVARVEKEAAEIGVSEVRFRVTPKLDGLAGRDDGTVFVTRGNGESGYEVSSAFAKGMIPLGGRGKGVGEMVILQSYFQEHLSDAFEHPRNLVVGIVSSDTVNEFARKALDDEAVHFVPYSELPSWEGSAAELLERMDALTDELSGQVDYPLDGMVAEVVNADVRSSMGATSHHYRWQIAIKRKGETALTEVREVVWQVGRTGKVTPVLMVEPVNVSGATIRRVTAHNAGLMEKKGLGPGAQIEIIRSGEVIPKVEAVLVPAPTTLPEICPSCGTALVRENDFLICGNEHCPDQVVQTIEHWFKTLGNADWFGRKTVEKLVRSGYDSLEKVYELGEEEFRAMGFGPVQSSNLAEAVYLSRTREVEDWRFLAALGIEDLGKGDSRKLLGQFRLQDLPEVTRDQIEAIHGFGAITASSIAAGLQRVAPTLRHLLDLGFKIMATGAAREQVADSALAGRHVVFTGKMRGSREDMQEEARAQGALVQSAVNSKTDFLICGENVGASKLAKARQFGTAILQEDEYLRLIGAEGQSNTRSLV; encoded by the coding sequence ATGAGCCTGCCGTTGGATCTTCCTTCCGAGGAGATGCGGCTGGTCGAGCGACTGAACGAGTACAACGACGCCTACCGACGGGGCGTGCCCCAGGTCAGCGACGCCCAGTATGACCTGCTGCTAGCCCGGCTGCGGGAACTCGCCCCGGAGCATCCTTTCCTGCACCGGGTCGAACCAGAAACTTTTTCCGGCAAGCGCGAAATCCGTCACCCCGTGCCCATGCTCTCCACCGACAAGGCCTACACCCCCGAGGAACTGGAGCGCTTTGTGGCCCGCGTGGAAAAGGAAGCTGCGGAGATAGGGGTGAGCGAGGTGCGCTTCAGGGTCACGCCCAAGCTCGACGGCCTGGCCGGCCGCGACGACGGGACGGTCTTTGTCACGCGCGGCAACGGCGAGAGCGGCTACGAGGTCAGTTCGGCCTTTGCCAAGGGTATGATTCCGCTTGGCGGACGGGGAAAGGGTGTGGGCGAGATGGTCATCCTGCAGAGCTATTTTCAGGAGCACCTGTCAGACGCCTTCGAGCATCCGCGTAACCTGGTGGTCGGCATCGTGTCCTCGGACACGGTCAACGAATTCGCGAGAAAAGCCCTGGACGACGAGGCCGTGCATTTCGTGCCCTACTCGGAACTGCCCAGCTGGGAAGGCAGCGCAGCGGAGTTGCTCGAGCGCATGGACGCGCTTACGGATGAGCTTTCGGGACAGGTGGATTATCCCCTGGACGGCATGGTGGCGGAGGTGGTGAACGCAGACGTGCGCAGCAGCATGGGCGCCACCAGCCATCACTACCGCTGGCAGATCGCGATCAAGCGCAAGGGCGAGACCGCCCTGACCGAGGTGCGGGAGGTGGTCTGGCAGGTCGGGCGCACGGGCAAGGTCACCCCGGTGCTGATGGTCGAACCCGTGAACGTCTCCGGAGCGACCATTCGCCGGGTCACGGCCCACAATGCCGGGTTGATGGAAAAGAAGGGCCTTGGTCCCGGGGCGCAGATCGAGATCATCCGCAGCGGGGAGGTCATTCCCAAGGTCGAAGCAGTGCTCGTCCCGGCCCCGACCACGCTCCCCGAAATCTGCCCGTCCTGCGGCACGGCGCTGGTCCGGGAAAACGATTTTCTGATCTGTGGAAACGAACATTGTCCCGATCAGGTCGTGCAGACCATCGAGCACTGGTTCAAGACGCTGGGCAACGCCGACTGGTTCGGCCGCAAAACCGTGGAAAAGTTGGTCCGATCCGGTTATGACAGCCTTGAAAAGGTTTACGAACTGGGTGAGGAAGAATTTCGGGCCATGGGCTTTGGGCCGGTGCAGTCTTCCAACCTGGCCGAGGCCGTGTATCTGAGCCGCACCCGCGAGGTGGAGGACTGGCGTTTCCTGGCCGCCCTTGGCATCGAGGATCTGGGCAAGGGCGACAGCCGCAAGCTGCTCGGGCAGTTTCGCCTGCAGGACCTGCCGGAAGTCACCCGGGACCAGATCGAAGCCATTCACGGTTTTGGCGCAATCACCGCAAGCTCCATCGCCGCAGGGCTGCAGCGTGTGGCCCCGACCCTGCGTCATCTGCTTGATCTGGGGTTCAAGATCATGGCCACTGGAGCGGCCCGTGAGCAGGTCGCGGACAGTGCGCTGGCGGGCAGGCATGTGGTCTTCACCGGCAAGATGCGCGGTTCGCGCGAGGACATGCAGGAAGAGGCACGCGCCCAGGGAGCATTGGTGCAGAGCGCGGTCAATTCCAAAACGGATTTTCTCATCTGCGGCGAAAACGTCGGTGCGAGCAAGCTCGCCAAGGCCAGACAGTTCGGGACGGCCATCCTGCAGGAAGACGAATATCTGCGTCTCATCGGCGCGGAAGGGCAATCAAACACGAGGAGTCTTGTATGA
- a CDS encoding DUF58 domain-containing protein, which yields MVLPRFIRNLILARQRADLPLRLNRRRIYILPTRAGTVFAFFLLAMLIAAINYTNNLAFLLTFLLGSISILSAIHAYANLAGLEVEAGRLFPAYCQDDARLQLFFRAAGRERRHLCVRVGAAEEKFSLHAGAGRELDLDVPTSRRGLLPLGQVVISTRYPLGLFRAWSPLVLPVTGLVYPKPVAVDRMDRHQLLGDGDEGGLGIVSQSGEFGGVRPYRPEDGLSRVSWKASARGAGLFSKEFRSGVARTLVFDWDEVRSSGYEERISLLAGLVREAEREGICYGLRVPGLMIEPGSGAGQAHRCLEALALLPEGA from the coding sequence ATGGTTTTGCCACGGTTCATCCGTAATCTGATCCTGGCGCGGCAACGCGCGGATCTGCCCCTGCGTCTGAACCGGCGGCGGATTTACATCCTGCCTACCCGGGCCGGGACGGTCTTTGCCTTTTTTCTCCTGGCCATGCTCATTGCGGCCATCAACTATACCAACAATCTGGCGTTCCTGCTAACCTTCCTGCTGGGCAGCATCTCCATTCTTTCCGCCATCCATGCGTATGCAAATCTGGCAGGGCTCGAGGTCGAGGCCGGGCGACTCTTCCCGGCCTATTGTCAGGATGACGCGCGATTGCAGCTCTTTTTCCGGGCTGCGGGCCGGGAGCGCAGGCACCTTTGCGTGCGCGTCGGTGCGGCCGAGGAAAAATTTTCCCTGCATGCCGGAGCCGGACGGGAGCTGGATCTTGATGTCCCGACCTCAAGGCGCGGCCTCTTGCCCCTGGGACAGGTCGTGATCAGCACCCGTTATCCCCTGGGGCTCTTTCGCGCCTGGTCCCCTCTTGTCCTGCCCGTGACCGGTCTGGTTTATCCCAAACCTGTGGCCGTCGACAGGATGGACCGCCATCAGTTGCTGGGTGATGGCGATGAGGGCGGGCTTGGGATCGTCAGCCAGTCAGGAGAGTTCGGCGGTGTGCGGCCCTATCGCCCTGAAGACGGGCTGTCCCGGGTCTCCTGGAAGGCCTCGGCCAGGGGTGCGGGCCTGTTTTCCAAAGAGTTCAGGTCCGGCGTGGCCCGGACGCTTGTCTTCGACTGGGACGAGGTCCGGTCTTCCGGCTACGAGGAGCGCATCAGCCTGCTGGCCGGACTGGTGCGTGAAGCGGAGCGTGAAGGGATATGCTACGGGCTGCGGGTGCCGGGGCTGATGATCGAGCCGGGCAGCGGCGCAGGACAGGCGCATCGCTGTCTGGAAGCGCTGGCCCTGCTCCCGGAGGGCGCATGA
- a CDS encoding metallophosphoesterase, with product MLVAILSDIHGNMEALDAVWQDMAPLPVDRIVSLGDVVGYGPNPEEAVLSVREHDVLCCMGNHELGIVNATERAWFNSTAQKGLGLTANLLSPESLRYIDTLPRFLCLDGARFVHGFPPDSVTSYLFQADEEALENWFATGEALTFVGHTHELGLVAWNGTEVVRRDLGRERFALGGSPCIVNAGSVGQPRDGNNNAKYLLWNTTTDLIEVRFVPYDIESTVAKIRERGFPDYYATRLW from the coding sequence ATGCTGGTCGCGATTCTTTCGGATATTCACGGCAACATGGAAGCCCTGGACGCTGTCTGGCAGGACATGGCTCCGCTGCCCGTCGACCGGATCGTGAGCCTGGGGGATGTGGTCGGCTACGGCCCGAACCCCGAGGAAGCCGTTCTTTCGGTGCGCGAACATGACGTGCTGTGCTGCATGGGCAACCATGAACTCGGCATCGTCAACGCGACGGAGCGCGCCTGGTTCAACTCCACGGCGCAAAAGGGCCTGGGGCTGACCGCGAATCTCCTGTCGCCCGAGAGTCTGCGTTACATCGACACCCTGCCGCGTTTTCTGTGTCTCGACGGGGCCAGGTTCGTGCACGGGTTTCCGCCGGACAGCGTGACCTCCTATCTTTTTCAGGCCGATGAGGAGGCCCTTGAGAACTGGTTCGCAACGGGTGAAGCACTGACCTTTGTCGGCCACACCCATGAGCTGGGCCTTGTCGCCTGGAACGGGACCGAAGTCGTACGCCGGGACCTAGGCCGGGAACGGTTCGCGCTGGGCGGGAGCCCCTGCATCGTCAACGCGGGCAGCGTCGGACAGCCCCGGGACGGAAACAACAACGCGAAATACCTGCTCTGGAATACAACGACGGATCTCATTGAGGTGCGCTTCGTTCCCTACGATATTGAAAGCACCGTGGCCAAAATCCGCGAGCGGGGCTTTCCCGACTATTACGCCACAAGGCTTTGGTGA
- a CDS encoding AAA family ATPase, producing MEGTLRQALDLLGGVVLGKDTQLRLSLACLLARGHLLIEDIPGIGKTTLAKALAVVLGLEFKRVQFTNDLLPADVLGVSVFDAAESSFVFHPGPVFTNVLLADEINRGTPRTQSALLEVMEEQQVSLDNSTRLLPRPFFVLATQNALDQAGTYPLPESQLDRFLFRISLGYPDLDSELELLGRSQNAGRPVLPEAVSNAGEVLDLQERVDHVRTSGPLLRYVRDLLDWTRTGGRFVSGLSPRAGQALVRASRAWAFLDGRDFVLPEDVQAVFPSLAGHRLRSADGSGVDLTAILGAVPIP from the coding sequence ATGGAAGGCACCTTGCGGCAGGCCCTGGATCTGCTCGGGGGCGTGGTCCTGGGCAAGGACACGCAGCTGCGCCTCTCCCTGGCCTGCCTCCTGGCCCGTGGGCATCTCCTGATCGAGGACATTCCCGGCATCGGCAAGACAACCCTGGCCAAGGCCCTGGCCGTGGTGCTGGGTCTCGAATTCAAGCGGGTGCAGTTCACCAACGATCTCCTGCCGGCGGATGTGCTGGGGGTCTCGGTCTTTGACGCGGCCGAGTCCTCTTTCGTATTCCATCCCGGCCCGGTCTTCACCAACGTGCTTCTGGCCGACGAGATCAACCGGGGCACGCCGCGCACCCAGAGCGCGCTTCTGGAGGTCATGGAAGAGCAGCAGGTCAGCCTGGACAACAGCACGCGCCTGCTGCCCCGCCCCTTTTTCGTTCTGGCCACCCAGAACGCCCTGGATCAGGCCGGGACCTACCCCCTGCCGGAATCGCAGCTGGATCGCTTTCTGTTTCGCATCAGTCTTGGCTATCCGGATCTCGATTCCGAACTGGAGCTCCTTGGCCGCAGCCAGAATGCAGGCCGCCCGGTGCTGCCCGAGGCGGTCAGTAACGCAGGCGAGGTTCTCGATCTGCAGGAACGCGTCGATCATGTCCGTACCAGTGGCCCCCTGCTGCGCTACGTGCGCGACCTGTTGGACTGGACCAGAACGGGCGGGCGGTTCGTAAGCGGCCTCTCCCCCCGCGCCGGGCAGGCGCTGGTCCGCGCATCCCGCGCCTGGGCCTTCCTTGACGGCCGGGATTTCGTGCTGCCCGAGGACGTGCAGGCCGTCTTCCCCAGCCTCGCCGGACACAGATTGCGCTCGGCCGACGGATCGGGCGTCGACCTGACCGCGATTCTGGGCGCGGTGCCCATCCCCTGA
- a CDS encoding 4-hydroxy-tetrahydrodipicolinate reductase — translation MSIPVIIMGAKGRMGSTLTHLAMESVQFTVSGVVERAEYSKGLEALGCPVKHDLGELLPSCPGATVIDFTAPEVSLSSARKAAKTGNPIVIGTTGLSAEQQAELETLARDIPIFWSPNMSIGVNALVRILPMLERILGEAYDMEITEIHHHHKKDAPSGTAVKLAQVLAESRGWNMDEVGNYGRQGIIGARPEKELGVHALRGGDVVGDHTVYFFGPGERIEVTHRAHSRENFARGALRAATWLSSRKPGGLYSMGQLLGE, via the coding sequence ATGAGCATTCCAGTCATCATCATGGGCGCCAAGGGGCGGATGGGTTCCACCCTGACCCATTTGGCCATGGAGTCCGTCCAGTTTACCGTGAGCGGGGTTGTGGAGCGGGCCGAATACAGCAAGGGGCTGGAAGCGCTGGGCTGCCCGGTCAAGCACGATCTGGGCGAGCTGCTGCCGTCCTGTCCCGGCGCCACTGTCATCGACTTCACTGCTCCGGAAGTGAGCCTGAGTTCGGCACGCAAGGCCGCAAAAACGGGCAATCCCATCGTCATCGGCACCACCGGACTTTCGGCGGAGCAGCAGGCCGAACTGGAAACCCTGGCCCGGGACATCCCGATTTTCTGGTCACCGAACATGTCCATCGGCGTCAACGCCCTGGTCCGCATCCTGCCCATGCTCGAACGCATCCTGGGCGAAGCCTACGACATGGAGATCACCGAGATACACCATCATCACAAGAAGGACGCCCCCAGCGGCACGGCAGTCAAGCTGGCCCAGGTACTGGCCGAGTCTCGCGGCTGGAACATGGACGAGGTCGGCAACTATGGCCGTCAGGGCATAATCGGCGCGCGGCCGGAAAAGGAGCTGGGCGTGCACGCCCTGCGCGGCGGTGACGTGGTCGGCGACCATACGGTCTATTTCTTTGGCCCGGGCGAGCGCATCGAGGTCACCCATCGCGCCCATTCCCGTGAAAATTTCGCACGTGGCGCACTGCGCGCAGCGACCTGGCTTTCAAGCCGCAAACCCGGCGGGCTCTATTCCATGGGCCAGCTTCTGGGAGAATAG
- a CDS encoding DUF3488 domain-containing protein, whose translation MLRAAGAGADDRAGQRRRTGASLSGSAGPAPGGRMIHDKRRFSVTLLALALAFAPHLPRVPFFVGVFVCAAWGYALGMQYRGWPVPPRWLRAILAFGCLALVLFTYGRSFGRDAGVALLSLMLGLKAVESKSVRDMLALLFLAYFVVVTNVLYSQTLVMSAYMFFSVMAVTAALVHLHSGESRLFPDLRRGGMLLVQALPLALLLFVFFPRLQGALWGVHDERDEGVSGFSETLEPGSVASLALSREVAFRVDFPGLIPGRDSLYWRGLVLDSFDGQTWFRDLPFEFTAPRGGDLPEGAVSYTLTMEPHNREWIFALDLPVIAPRGTVLRNDQTLASLRVVRSRVRYELSSVPTPAPAPVPGLSWSTLPAGGNPRARAMAAQWKEEGLSSAEMVTAALKFFREGGFVYSLRPGAMDQDIVDQFLFATRLGYCEHYSSAMTFLLRAAGVPARVVVGYQGGEENPMGGYLIVRQSDAHAWVEVWIEGRWLRVDPTSVVAPQRLVTGVETFVPRGQGGALPEGVQALRKLGRFFQLGWDAANNSWNQWVLGFSHERQRSLWERLGVDPTSKAGAGKLAGILAVGLCAVLGGALGFMLRAKRGRRDMVVALYARFCRKLEKQGLPRGSAEGPRDFARRVGTLRPDLAPAVRDIAEAYAALRYGGRGDLEAFKRLTEEFMGRKK comes from the coding sequence ATGCTACGGGCTGCGGGTGCCGGGGCTGATGATCGAGCCGGGCAGCGGCGCAGGACAGGCGCATCGCTGTCTGGAAGCGCTGGCCCTGCTCCCGGAGGGCGCATGATCCACGACAAACGCCGTTTCAGCGTGACCCTGCTGGCTCTGGCCCTGGCCTTTGCCCCGCACCTGCCCCGCGTGCCGTTCTTTGTCGGAGTTTTCGTCTGCGCGGCCTGGGGCTACGCCCTGGGCATGCAGTACCGGGGTTGGCCCGTTCCGCCACGGTGGCTGCGCGCCATTCTGGCCTTTGGCTGCCTTGCCCTGGTGCTCTTCACCTATGGCCGGTCTTTCGGCCGCGACGCCGGGGTGGCCCTGCTGTCCCTCATGCTCGGGCTCAAGGCCGTGGAGAGCAAGTCCGTGCGCGACATGCTGGCCCTGCTTTTTCTGGCCTATTTCGTGGTCGTGACCAACGTGCTCTATTCCCAGACCCTGGTCATGAGCGCGTACATGTTTTTTTCGGTCATGGCCGTTACCGCAGCCCTGGTCCATCTGCATTCCGGGGAATCCCGCCTGTTCCCGGACCTGCGACGCGGCGGGATGCTCCTTGTTCAGGCCCTGCCGCTGGCCCTGCTTCTCTTTGTCTTTTTTCCGCGTCTGCAGGGCGCCCTGTGGGGCGTGCACGACGAGCGCGACGAGGGCGTCAGCGGGTTCAGCGAGACCCTTGAGCCGGGGTCAGTGGCGAGCCTGGCCCTGTCCCGGGAGGTGGCCTTCAGGGTCGATTTTCCCGGCCTCATCCCTGGCCGGGACAGTCTCTACTGGCGCGGCCTGGTGCTGGACAGCTTCGACGGCCAGACCTGGTTCCGGGACCTTCCCTTCGAGTTTACCGCCCCGCGCGGTGGCGACCTCCCGGAGGGAGCAGTGTCCTACACGCTGACCATGGAGCCGCACAACAGGGAGTGGATTTTTGCCCTTGACCTGCCGGTGATCGCCCCCAGGGGTACGGTGCTCCGCAATGATCAGACCCTGGCCAGTCTGCGCGTGGTCCGCTCGCGGGTTCGTTACGAGCTTTCTTCGGTGCCGACGCCCGCTCCCGCGCCCGTGCCCGGCCTGTCGTGGAGCACGCTGCCCGCTGGCGGCAATCCCAGGGCCCGCGCCATGGCCGCCCAGTGGAAGGAGGAGGGCCTTTCTTCGGCCGAGATGGTCACGGCCGCGCTGAAATTTTTCCGGGAGGGCGGGTTCGTTTACAGCCTGCGCCCCGGAGCCATGGACCAGGACATCGTCGATCAATTTTTGTTTGCAACCCGGCTGGGATATTGCGAACATTACTCCTCGGCCATGACCTTTCTGCTTCGCGCCGCCGGAGTTCCGGCCCGGGTTGTGGTCGGCTATCAGGGCGGGGAGGAGAATCCCATGGGCGGATACCTCATCGTCCGCCAATCCGATGCCCACGCCTGGGTCGAGGTCTGGATCGAAGGCCGCTGGCTGCGCGTGGACCCCACCTCCGTGGTCGCCCCGCAGCGGCTGGTGACCGGCGTGGAGACCTTCGTGCCCCGTGGCCAGGGCGGGGCGCTGCCTGAAGGGGTCCAGGCCCTGCGCAAGCTGGGACGATTTTTTCAGCTGGGATGGGACGCGGCCAACAACTCCTGGAATCAATGGGTGCTCGGCTTCAGCCATGAACGCCAGCGCAGCCTGTGGGAGCGGCTGGGCGTCGATCCCACCTCCAAGGCCGGAGCCGGAAAACTGGCGGGTATCCTCGCGGTGGGGCTTTGCGCCGTTCTGGGCGGGGCGCTTGGCTTCATGCTCCGGGCAAAGCGTGGCCGACGGGATATGGTTGTGGCTTTGTACGCTCGCTTTTGCCGCAAATTGGAGAAACAGGGATTGCCAAGGGGATCGGCCGAGGGCCCGCGCGATTTTGCCCGCCGCGTCGGCACGCTGCGTCCCGATTTGGCCCCGGCTGTCCGGGATATCGCCGAAGCGTACGCCGCGTTGCGTTACGGAGGCCGGGGAGACCTTGAGGCATTCAAACGGCTCACTGAAGAATTCATGGGGAGAAAGAAGTGA